The Verrucomicrobiota bacterium genome segment TGTCCCGCGCCAAGGCCAAGGCGAACCAGGTCAAATGCGTGAGCAATCTGCGCCAGATCGGCATCGGTTTTCACTTATACGCGGAGGATTCCAACGACAGTTATCCGGCGCACAAAGGCTGGGGCGATGTCGGCGGCATTCAAGGAACCAACGCCGGAGCGAGCTCATCCACGGCGCCGTTCACGCCGGCTGACCAGCGCCCGTTGAATCCTTTTGTGGGGCACCCGCAAACGTTTCGGTGCCCGGCGGACAAGGGCGATTCCTACCGGTTCGTGGAAAACTGCTTCACGTGGTATGGCAACAGTTACCTGGTCGTTTGGGCGGTCGATACCTATCGCACAAAACATCTGACCGGCGATTCCCAATCCCGCGATCCGGCCGTGGCGCCGATGAAGTCCAGCGAAGTCAGCCTGGCCGCTTCGACCAAGATTTTCATGGGAGACTGGAACTGGTTTTTCAACCGCGACAAGAACGACCGGCGCAGCATCTGGCACAACTACAAAGGCCAGTCCCGGAACAATATTCTGTTCGGAGACAACCACGTCGATTATTTCCGCTTTCCAACGAATCCCAGGGATTACGAAGGCCCGCCGAACATCACGAACAAGTGGTGGTGACCTTCCCCGAGTCAGAGTAGCGCAGACTTGTAGTCTGCTGTATCGCCGATTTGCAATCGGCAACGCGCTGGCGGAATGCAATTCCGCGATACGGCAGAGTGCAACTCTGCGCTACCGGGGCGAAGGAAATCTATCCTGCGCCGCAGGGTCACTGTTCCAGCGCAACAACACGCAAAAGTTCTTCCAGCGGCAACTCCCCGTTCATCACACGCCGCAGCCCCGTGTGCCACAGCGTGTGCATGCCCTGGTCCACGACAACTTGCTGAAGAGAGCGCGTTGGGAGTTTTTGGATCACGGCATCGCGGAGCGTTTCGTTGACCACCATCATCTCCGTCAACGCGGTGCGCCCACCGTAACCCGTGTGCAGGCACTCGGAGCACCCGGCTCCGCGCCGGAAATAAGCGGATTCAACCGTCTCCGCAGGCACGAGCCGTAACAGCGCGGCATCCGGCTCGTACGGCGCAGCGCAATACTGGCAGTTCTTGCGAATCAGCCGCAATCCCACCACGCCGGTGATGCTCGACGCCAGCAGGAACGGCTCGATGTCCATGTTGATCAGGCGCGCGAACACGCCCGCGGTGCTGCCGCTGTGGATCGTCGAGATAACCAGATGCCCGGTCAGGCCGGCCTGCACGGCAATCGCCGCCGTTTCCGGGTCGCGAATCTCGCCGATCATGATGACTTGAGGGTCCTGGCGCATCAACGAGCGGAGCGCGATCGGATAAGTGAACTCGCGGGCGGGATTGATCTGCGCCTGGCTGATCATCGGCAGGTTGAATTCAACCGGATCTTCCACCGTGCTGATACTGATCGTCGGGCCGGCGCGATGCACGAGATGACAAAGCGCGGAGTAGATCGCGGTCGTTTTTCCTGAACCCGTCGGCCCCGTCAGCAGAATCAAGCCGTTCGGCCGGTCGATCAAATGAACGAACGCCTTGAGCGTCTCTTCCTCGAAACCCAGAGTGGACAATTCAAAGGTGCGGTTTCGCGGATCGAAAATTCGAACCACGATCTTCTCGCCGCGTACCGTGGGAAAAACTGAAATCCGAAGTTCCACGCCAGCGGTGTCGGGCCCGGCCGGAACATGGCCTTCCTGCGGCAGGTCCGTCTGGTAACTCACCAGATTGGCCATGACTTTGAGCCGGCCCGAAATCCGGTCCAGCAACTCCGACGGCAAATGGACCAACTCGGTCAGCACGCCCATGAGCCGGAGCCGCACGACGACCGATTTTTCCCACGGTTCGATGTGGATGTCGCTGGCGCCGGCCTTGACCGCATCGTGGACGATGATCTGGACGAGCTTCGGCGTTTCGATGGCGGCGGTGTTGGGGACAGAATGGAGGTATTGCGACGTTTCACTCACACTGGCTTTTTCCATTTGACCCCAATGTGACGTGTCTGCTCGAAGGTCTCAATTTCAGTTTTTCAGCGTGCTGGAGCGTTCCTGCAGCCACTGGACGTCCGGGTTGTTCGGTGAACTGACGCCCAGCGGAATGAACTGGCCTTTCCGGAGCGTTGGCGTCGTGCGCGGATCGACCCATTGCTTGATCCTGCCGAGCCAATGCCATCGAAGATACTGCTTGGTCCGCGGGATGGACGACAAAGCTCGTAGCGCAGAGTTGCACTCTGCCGTATCGCAGAATTGTATTCTGCGGGGCGTCTCCCAGTCCGAGCACGCTGGGACTTGCCGGCGCCCGGCCGATTGGAAATCGGCGATACCGCAGATTGAAAATCTGCGCTACGGTTCTCCGGTCGATCTGTCGTCAATCCCACGGTCTGCACAGTAAGCGACCGGCCAGCATCTCGACCGCCCTCGGTTGCTCGGCTCGCTCGCGCACCATGTCTCCGACCATCGCCAGATAAGGGTCTGTGCAAAAATAAATTCCGGTTTTGCTGGAGGCGATTTCGCTTTCGGGCGAGGCACGACGAAGGAGCATAGTCAGGGCTCTGCGACTGAGGAGAAACGAAGCCAGAAAACGAAATCGCCCCAGCCCTCCGGGGCGGGGCGGCGCCTGGCCGGCTGCGGCGTTGCTCGTCGGTCACAGCCCCAAAACGGGGATGCTCCCTCCTCGCGTCTTGCATCCGGCCAGGCGGCGCTCCCGCCAAAACCGGAAGTTATTTTTGCACAGACCCTAAAGCGAATCGTCTTCATCCACCATCAGCGCGAAGACACGCTCTCCGATCGGACTGTCCCGAGGATCGAGCGTGGTGAAGGCGTTTCCGTCGTATCCCAAAAGCCCGCGATCCAAGCTTCCCATCGACCTCCTCGGTCCACCCTCCATCCGCCACCCGTCCATCCTCGTGGTTCTCCTCCTCCGCCTGAACTCCAGGAAATGATTTGTTCCTCGCCGCCTGGCCATGCCGTAAGCTGCGCCGGAAATGAACATGCCCTGCTCGCCCAGCTTACCTCTGTTCTGGACTCTTTTCCTGGCCATATCCGCCACCGGTGCTCCCGGAGCGCAACTCCTCGATGACCGATCGATCACGCTTCATTCCACCCACGAGATCGCGGAGAAGCGCCGCGCGCTGATTCACTACCTCTGGGGCAAGGAAGGTTTTCCCAAACGCCGGTTGCCCGACGTTGTTCTCACGAACGTGGCCGGCCCGGTCAAACAGCTTGACCATCTCGCCCGCGCGGACGAATTGCGCATCGACATGGCGCCCGGCTTGCAGGGGCTCGCGTATCACTTCATCCCGAGGCAACCGAATCGTGAACTGGTCGTGGTGCACCACGGCCATGCTTGCACCTTGGACGACGATCCTTCGCCGGCAGACGTCGGCTACGGGATGCAACGCACCATTCGCGCGCTGTTGCGCGAGGGGTACGGCGTGCTGGGCGTGTTCATGCCGCACATGCGGCCGGGGGATTGCACAGGCGGCCACGACGCCATGTTCCTGACCAACACCGTCGGCAGCCCGATCAAATATTTCCTGGAGCCAACCGCGATCAGCTTGAATTACCTCAACACACGCAGCCGTGCGGACCGCTTCCCGAATTATCGCGCCTTCCACATGACCGGACTTTCCGGCGGCGGCTGGACGACGACGGTCTATGCCGCAATTGATCCGACGATTCGCTGCAGTTTTCCAGTGGCGGGAACGATTCCGCTGTACCTGCGCTACGACGGATCCGTCGGCGACCGCGAACAATTCGAGCCGACGTTCTATCGCCTGGCCGGTTATCCGGATCTCTACATCCTGGGCGCACATGGACGCGGCCGTAAGCAGGTGCAAATCCTGGTGCGTCGGGATGATTGTTGCTTCGGCGAGAAGCAGCACGATGCGAAGTCCGCCGGCCTGCCGTACGCCGAAGCGATGCGGGCGTACGAACGCAACGTGCGCGATGCGCTTGAGAAAATGGGCCGCAGCTCATTTCGACTGGAGATCGACGAAGTCGCGCCGAGCCACATGATCTCGCATCATGCGATCAAGGACGTGATTTTACCGGAACTGCGGAGTGGCCGACGGTGATTCAGTCCCGCGACTGCCACAACCGACCAACATGTTGGTGACAACTCTCAGTTTGAGTTCGGTAGGGCGAGTCCGTCCCGGCGAGCCGCTCGATGAGCTTGCAACACGTCCGATCCGGCTCGCTGAGGACAGGCTCGCCCTACCCATGGAAGCGGCCGAGAATTGCTGTGATTCTGTGTTGCCAAACCGCCGCCGATTGGAAAAAGGTTCCGGGCTGATGATTATGAAACCCGTTGTGATTCGTCATTGCGCCGTGTGACCGAGGCTCGTCGCCAAATCTGCCCGGGTGGCAGAATTATTGAGGAAAGCGCAAATCATGCTCTCGAAAATCAGCCGTCCATCCGCGCTGCCGAGGAGCGGTTCGCAGGCGCGTTCCGGGTGGGGCATGAGGGCGCCCACGTTGCGGCGCTCGCTGCAGATCCCGGCGATGTTCCATAACGAACCGTTGGGATTGGCCTGCTCCGTGACTTCACCGCCGGCGCTGCAATAGCGCCAGAGAATCTGGTTGTTCGCTTTCAGCCGGGCCAAAGTGGCGTCGTCCGCAAAGTAACAGCCTTCGCCGTGCGCGATGGGGATGCGCAGGAACGTTCCGGCTGGAATCCGATTCGAGAACGGCGAATCCAGGGTCAGCGTCTTCAAATACACGTGCTCGCAGCGAAACTGAAGGGAACGGTTGCGGATCAACGCGCCGGGCAGCAAGCCGGCTTCGCACAGGATTTGAAAGCCATTGCAGATGCCGAGCACGAGTCCGCCGTTGGCCGCGAATTCCTGGACCGTTTGCATGACGGGGCTGAAGCGCGCGATCGCCCCGCACCGCAAGTAATCCCCGTAACTGAAGCCGCCGGGCACGATCACCGCATCGGCGTTGCCGAGCGACTTCTCCTTGTGCCACACGAACCGGGCCGAGTGGCCCGTGATCTGGATCGCGTGGATGGCATCCTGGTCGCAGTTGGAAGCGGGGAATTGGAGGACGGCGAAGTGCATTGGGCAGTGGTCAGTTGCCAGTGGTCAGTGGGCCAAGTCCGTAAATCGTAATGCGTAACATCCTGAAGGCTGGCTCCGTTAATCTATCACGCATCACGGTTTACGAATTACGCGTTACTCAACAATCTCCAGTTGATAGTCCTCAATCACCGGATTGCTCAGCAGTTTGTGGCAGGCTTCGTCGATCTGTTTGCGGGCGTTTTCTTTGTCCCCGGTGATTTCGACTTCGAGGTATTTGCCGACGTGGACGGCCTGGATGCCTTTGTAGCCCATATGTTCGAGCGCGTTTTGCACGGCTTTCCCTTGGGGATCGAGCACGGCCTTCTTGGGCGTAATGACAATTTTCGCTTTCATTGTTCGATTAGACGACGCGCGTCAGTTCGGGGGGATGTTTGCGGAAATCCTCTTGAAGAAGCCAGATTTTTTCGTCCTGGAGTCGAATGCACCGGAGTCCAATTCCGAGCAAAAAGGAGAAGGGACTCGCATTCGCACAACCAATCCAAATGTGGACACGAATTTCACGAATTATCGCGAATTCCGAAAGACGCGCCGTATTCGCAGCAATTTCCAGGGCGGGTCCCCTCAGTCAAAGGTGAGGCGGGACTCCTGCCGAGCCAGTACCATCGACGAAAGGCTCGGCGGGAGCCTCGCCCCACCGTCGTGAACTGAGGGGTTGCCAAGGCGGAGCAGGCGCCATTGACGACACGGCAGGTCGCTGGCCATAGTGCGCTCGGCCATGAGCCAACACCTCTACAATAGCAAGCTCTCCAAGTTCGTCTGGTTCGCCAACCGCTTCGGCGTGGCGGAGATGCTCAGGAAGCCGATGAGGCTGTTGCTCGCCCCGGTCATTATTCCGTTTCTCGCCCGGAAGAAGTTTTCATTCCAGAGCTCCGAGCTCGAATACTTTTACCACCGCTACAACATGACCTGGGCTTGCGAGCGCTGCCTCGAAGTGCCGGTGGGGCGCTTCTATTTGGAACAGTTCCGTAAAGGTCGCGTGCTGGAAGTCGGCAATGTCTTGTCCCATTACGGTCCCGTTCGGCACGACGTTCTGGACAAATTTGAAAAGGGGGAAGGCGTGATTAACCAGGACATCGTCGATTTCAAGCCGGACCAACCGTACGACCTGATGCTCTCGCTCTCGACGTTCGAGCACATCGGTTTCGATGACGAAGCTTCGACGCCGTCGGATCAAAAAATCCGCGCCGCGCTCGCCGCGTGCAGAACCATCTTGGCCGCCGAAGGGAAACTCGTGATTACGGCGCCGATCGGCTACAATCCTTTCCTCGACCGATTGATTTGCGAACAGACGCTGGGCGCGAGCCGTGAGTTTTATTTCGTGCGCACAGAGTTTCTGGCCTGGCAGCCTGCCGAGCGAACCGAGGCGTGCCAAAGGCAATACCGCCGGCCCTTCCCTTACGCCAACGCCCTCCTGGTCGCGGAGTTCGCCGCGCAGTAGGCGGTGTCCAACCTTCCCAGGAACCGTCTCTTCGGACCGTGGCCTTTAGGCCGCTTCGGCGCCAAACTCCGGAGCGAGGCCGGAAGCAGCCTAAAGGCTGCGGTCCGCACGGTCTTTGGTTCATGGCCCGTGAGCAGGCTCGCGTTGTTTGATCAGCACCGCGCAGTTCCACGTCAGGAATTCGCGCAGCAACGGGATCGCGGTGATGAAGGAAAATTCCGGATAGTAGCGGGGAGCAACCTTCATCACCTGAATTCCAGGTTGCCGCCGGAAAGCCTC includes the following:
- the purQ gene encoding phosphoribosylformylglycinamidine synthase subunit PurQ, which translates into the protein MHFAVLQFPASNCDQDAIHAIQITGHSARFVWHKEKSLGNADAVIVPGGFSYGDYLRCGAIARFSPVMQTVQEFAANGGLVLGICNGFQILCEAGLLPGALIRNRSLQFRCEHVYLKTLTLDSPFSNRIPAGTFLRIPIAHGEGCYFADDATLARLKANNQILWRYCSAGGEVTEQANPNGSLWNIAGICSERRNVGALMPHPERACEPLLGSADGRLIFESMICAFLNNSATRADLATSLGHTAQ
- a CDS encoding type II/IV secretion system protein gives rise to the protein MEKASVSETSQYLHSVPNTAAIETPKLVQIIVHDAVKAGASDIHIEPWEKSVVVRLRLMGVLTELVHLPSELLDRISGRLKVMANLVSYQTDLPQEGHVPAGPDTAGVELRISVFPTVRGEKIVVRIFDPRNRTFELSTLGFEEETLKAFVHLIDRPNGLILLTGPTGSGKTTAIYSALCHLVHRAGPTISISTVEDPVEFNLPMISQAQINPAREFTYPIALRSLMRQDPQVIMIGEIRDPETAAIAVQAGLTGHLVISTIHSGSTAGVFARLINMDIEPFLLASSITGVVGLRLIRKNCQYCAAPYEPDAALLRLVPAETVESAYFRRGAGCSECLHTGYGGRTALTEMMVVNETLRDAVIQKLPTRSLQQVVVDQGMHTLWHTGLRRVMNGELPLEELLRVVALEQ
- the purS gene encoding phosphoribosylformylglycinamidine synthase subunit PurS, translated to MKAKIVITPKKAVLDPQGKAVQNALEHMGYKGIQAVHVGKYLEVEITGDKENARKQIDEACHKLLSNPVIEDYQLEIVE